Proteins encoded within one genomic window of Lampris incognitus isolate fLamInc1 chromosome 19, fLamInc1.hap2, whole genome shotgun sequence:
- the rbis gene encoding uncharacterized protein rbis isoform X1: MNICLYNYLHVIMAKNKQKGKKQNVFQVANKKIKPKSKAKPVKTTLKHINAVKNEKVENLNQIFTEVQRDVKSVSKCIAPKPKTPAKVVKEPPRESVNVDSAAQLLSQL, encoded by the exons ATGAATATTTGCCTGTATAACTATCTACAC GTAATCATGGCGAAGAATAAACAGAAAGGAAAAAAACAGAACGTCTTTCAAGTGGCAAACAAGAAAATAAAGCCCAAGAGCAAGGCCAAACCTGTCAAAACAACGCTCAAACAC ATCAACGCAGTGAAAAACGAGAAAGTGGAGAATCTCAATCAAATCTTCACAGAGGTCCAGAGGGACGTCAAGAGTGTTTCGAAATGCATTGCACCTAAACCCAAGACACCAGCAAAG GTTGTCAAAGAGCCGCCGAGGGAGTCTGTAAACGTGGACAGTGCTGCCCAGCTCCTCTCACAGTTATGA
- the rbis gene encoding uncharacterized protein rbis isoform X2: MAKNKQKGKKQNVFQVANKKIKPKSKAKPVKTTLKHINAVKNEKVENLNQIFTEVQRDVKSVSKCIAPKPKTPAKVVKEPPRESVNVDSAAQLLSQL, from the exons ATGGCGAAGAATAAACAGAAAGGAAAAAAACAGAACGTCTTTCAAGTGGCAAACAAGAAAATAAAGCCCAAGAGCAAGGCCAAACCTGTCAAAACAACGCTCAAACAC ATCAACGCAGTGAAAAACGAGAAAGTGGAGAATCTCAATCAAATCTTCACAGAGGTCCAGAGGGACGTCAAGAGTGTTTCGAAATGCATTGCACCTAAACCCAAGACACCAGCAAAG GTTGTCAAAGAGCCGCCGAGGGAGTCTGTAAACGTGGACAGTGCTGCCCAGCTCCTCTCACAGTTATGA